In Populus alba chromosome 1, ASM523922v2, whole genome shotgun sequence, a single window of DNA contains:
- the LOC140955207 gene encoding uncharacterized protein produces the protein MVSSKHTKHSENREKRGVNRKIKRLKAEMEEISKQQVSIRQGQKEMRERFVEIESECDQLKTETELISLASDNVQFRLNIIFKILKAREEKDFGKAADLSGIVCFLVEDDDRR, from the exons ATGGTGTCAAGCAAGCATACAAAGCATTCCGAAAATCGTGAG AAAAGAGgagtaaatagaaaaataaagaggcTGAAAGCAGAGATGGAAGAGATTAGTAAGCAACAAGTAAGCATCAGACAAGGGCAAAAGGAAATGAGAGAAAGGTTTGTAGAGATTGAATCAGAATGTGATCAGCTCAAAACGGAGACTGAACTTATATCTCTTGCAAGTGACAACGTTCAATTTCGCCTCAATATCATCTTCAAGATCTTGAAAGCCAGAGAAGAGAAGGATTTCGGTAAAGCTGCTGATCTCTCAG GAATAGTTTGCTTTCTAGTCGAGGATGATGATCGAAGATAA
- the LOC118036769 gene encoding uncharacterized protein isoform X1 codes for MDSNGLPTLSSKPKMNIRKKRKSDREHAKGFKKMKGLKQDLKNLDKVTAQLSNIVENQENLMDDLLHQLVFGSDELELESAISCPGGPNWDVCMSETKEPVDIISLLKYRSQMLERRIQILYEMMFK; via the exons ATGGACAGTAATGGTTTGCCAACTCTCTCCTCAAAACCCAAGATGAATATTA gaaagaagaggaaaagtGACAGGGAGCATGCCAAGGGTTTTAAG AAAATGAAAGGGCTGAAGCAAGACTTGAAGAATCTTGATAAAGTAACAGCACAGCTGAGCAACATAGTGGAAAACCAGGAAAATCTCATGGATGACTTGTTGCATCAGCTGGTG TTTGGATCTGATGAACTCGAGTTGGAATCTGCTATCTCATGTCCAGGAGGTCCCAATTGGGATGTCTGTATGTCGGAAACAAAAGAACCTGTAGACATCATCTCTCTTTTGAAATATCGCAGCCAGATGCTTGAGAGAAGAATTCAAATTTTGTACGAGATGATGTTCAAATGA
- the LOC118036769 gene encoding uncharacterized protein isoform X2 has translation MDSNGLPTLSSKPKMNIRKKRKSDREHAKGFKKMKGLKQDLKNLDKVTAQLSNIVENQENLMDDLLHQLFGSDELELESAISCPGGPNWDVCMSETKEPVDIISLLKYRSQMLERRIQILYEMMFK, from the exons ATGGACAGTAATGGTTTGCCAACTCTCTCCTCAAAACCCAAGATGAATATTA gaaagaagaggaaaagtGACAGGGAGCATGCCAAGGGTTTTAAG AAAATGAAAGGGCTGAAGCAAGACTTGAAGAATCTTGATAAAGTAACAGCACAGCTGAGCAACATAGTGGAAAACCAGGAAAATCTCATGGATGACTTGTTGCATCAGCTG TTTGGATCTGATGAACTCGAGTTGGAATCTGCTATCTCATGTCCAGGAGGTCCCAATTGGGATGTCTGTATGTCGGAAACAAAAGAACCTGTAGACATCATCTCTCTTTTGAAATATCGCAGCCAGATGCTTGAGAGAAGAATTCAAATTTTGTACGAGATGATGTTCAAATGA